The Streptomyces sp. NBC_00576 genome contains the following window.
GGTCGGCGACACCGTCAAGATCTCGTACGTCGACCAGAGCCGCGAGAACATCGACCCGAAGAAGTCGCTGTGGGCCGTCGTCTCGGACGAGCTGGACTACATCAACGTCGGCCAGGTCGAGATGCCGTCCCGCGCGTACGTCTCCGCCTTCGGCTTCAAGGGCCCGGACCAGCAGAAGCCGGCCGGCGTCCTCTCCGGCGGTGAGCGCAACCGTCTGAACCTCGCGCTCACCCTCAAGCAGGGCGGCAACCTGCTGCTCCTCGACGAACCGACCAACGACCTCGACGTGGAGACCCTGTCCTCGCTCGAGAACGCGCTCCTCGAGTTCCCGGGTGCCGCGGTGGTCGTCTCCCACGACCGGTGGTTCCTCGACCGAGTGGCGACGCACATCCTCGCTTACGAGGGCGAGTCCAAGTGGTTCTGGTTCGAGGGCAACTTCGAGTCCTACGAGAAGAACAAGATCGAGCGGCTCGGCGCCGACGCCGCCCGCCCGCATCGCGCCACCTACAAGAAGCTGACCCGGGACTGATCTTGCGGCACATCTACCGCTGCCCGCTGCGCTGGGCGGACATGGACGCGTACGGCCACGTCAACAACGTGGTCTTCCTCCGCTATCTGGAGGAAGCCCGTATCGACTTCCTGTTCCGCCCGGACAAGGATTTCCAGCAGGGGTCCGTGGTGGCACGCCATGAGATCGACTACAAGAGGCAGTTGGTCCACCGGCACGCGCCCGTGGACATCGAGTTGTGGGTAACGCGGATCAGAGCGGCGTCCTTCACGCTCACCTACGAGGTCAAGGACGCGGACCAGGTGTACGTCCATGCCTCGACGGTCGTCGTGCCGTTCGACTTCGCGACGCAGCG
Protein-coding sequences here:
- a CDS encoding acyl-CoA thioesterase — translated: MRHIYRCPLRWADMDAYGHVNNVVFLRYLEEARIDFLFRPDKDFQQGSVVARHEIDYKRQLVHRHAPVDIELWVTRIRAASFTLTYEVKDADQVYVHASTVVVPFDFATQRPRRITSEEREFLEEYMDADADAAEDEDADEEGGAVAA